The following proteins come from a genomic window of Candidatus Neomarinimicrobiota bacterium:
- the yegQ gene encoding tRNA 5-hydroxyuridine modification protein YegQ: MSKTTAELLLPAGNFDKLKYAFAYGADAVYAGVPRYSLRTRENDFRKESLVEAIAYTHDLGKQIYLTMNIYTHNAKIKGFMAELERMLQYEPDAVIMADPGLIHLAHKEFPDLDIHLSTQANCTNWASAAFWRDQGASRIILSRELSLKEITEIHKKVPDVELEAFVHGAICIAYSGRCLITNYMNNMDANQGTCTNSCRWGYNFGQKTPSLLELESEEIIQPEKYQSPGDGFFLEEPKRPGQYFNMLEDEHGTYMMNAKDLCSIELLQKMRDAGIVSYKVEGRTKSVYYAAMVARSYRKAIDDMQTGKPFDSKNLEDLIGIAHRGYISGFYTKNPQEYGQNYVDPSSQDFTHQNAGLVTGWNAGTQLLEFEIKNQIRVGDSIEIISPDKTVDIIIDELFNNKKRPVEVVHGGTGLGYIPFDHNPGDFTVMRKKLP, from the coding sequence ATGAGTAAAACAACTGCCGAACTACTACTGCCAGCAGGTAATTTTGATAAACTCAAATATGCTTTTGCTTATGGTGCAGATGCAGTATATGCTGGTGTTCCCCGTTACTCCCTGCGGACCAGGGAAAATGATTTCCGCAAGGAATCGCTGGTAGAAGCCATTGCCTATACCCATGACCTGGGCAAGCAAATTTACCTCACCATGAACATTTACACTCATAACGCCAAGATCAAAGGGTTCATGGCTGAGTTGGAACGTATGCTCCAGTATGAACCAGATGCTGTGATCATGGCTGATCCGGGATTGATCCACCTGGCTCATAAAGAATTCCCCGATCTAGATATTCATCTCTCAACCCAGGCTAATTGTACCAACTGGGCCAGTGCCGCCTTCTGGAGAGATCAGGGGGCTTCCAGGATCATCCTCTCCCGGGAACTCAGCCTGAAAGAGATTACAGAGATTCATAAAAAAGTCCCGGATGTTGAATTGGAAGCCTTTGTTCACGGTGCAATATGCATTGCTTACTCAGGCCGATGTCTCATTACCAATTATATGAATAACATGGATGCCAACCAGGGGACTTGTACCAATTCCTGCCGCTGGGGTTATAATTTTGGCCAAAAGACGCCGAGTTTACTCGAATTGGAAAGTGAAGAGATCATCCAGCCCGAAAAGTATCAATCTCCTGGTGATGGATTCTTTCTGGAAGAACCCAAACGTCCCGGACAGTATTTCAATATGCTGGAAGATGAACACGGCACCTATATGATGAATGCCAAGGATTTATGCTCCATCGAATTGTTGCAGAAAATGCGTGATGCTGGAATCGTGAGCTATAAGGTAGAGGGCCGCACAAAATCAGTCTATTACGCTGCCATGGTGGCTCGATCCTATCGTAAAGCCATAGATGATATGCAGACAGGTAAGCCATTCGACTCGAAAAATTTAGAGGATCTTATCGGAATCGCTCACCGGGGTTACATTTCTGGATTCTACACTAAAAACCCCCAGGAGTACGGCCAAAACTATGTAGATCCTTCGTCTCAGGATTTCACCCATCAGAATGCCGGTCTAGTGACGGGTTGGAATGCTGGTACACAGCTCCTGGAATTCGAAATTAAGAATCAGATCAGGGTGGGGGACTCCATCGAAATTATTTCTCCTGACAAAACTGTAGATATCATAATCGATGAGTTATTTAATAACAAAAAACGTCCCGTTGAGGTTGTTCATGGAGGAACCGGTCTGGGATATATCCCCTTTGATCATAATCCTGGTGATTTTACGGTAATGCGCAAAAAACTCCCCTAG